In a single window of the Hydrogenobaculum sp. 3684 genome:
- a CDS encoding succinate--CoA ligase subunit beta, translating into MNLYEFEAYDKIFKKYGVPVLNYMYADHINDDLKDFANKLGESVVKSQVLVGKRGKAGAVKLCKTPEEAIETAEALLQYPVYGEMPVGIIIAEKAKILKELYASITYSTETRTPVLVLSLEGGMDIEEVPPEKVKTFKIDPLIGLYPYMVREYLMDMGFPKEYIGVLRELSEVIANLYKAFWETEAKLIEINPLAICDVNGKQKIYALDAVVTIDDDASVPPSKIYGVRSAMKRPPTQREIEASLIDRDDHRGKAGSYVEMDGDIALMTFGGGGSTVTIETCYNIGLKPANFTDIGGNPPAEKMYKITRIILSKPGIRGVLVCGGTANNTRIDVTLGEGVANAIRDLKKEGKLDPNWVWVVRRNGPEAEKGLRMLYEAFKECGVKGEIYDSSLPLTEAPVRLKYLLEHQVKSVNDNVAEDLGV; encoded by the coding sequence ATGAACCTCTATGAGTTTGAAGCTTACGATAAGATTTTTAAGAAGTACGGCGTACCAGTTTTAAATTATATGTACGCCGATCATATCAACGATGATTTAAAAGACTTTGCCAATAAACTTGGTGAGTCTGTGGTGAAGTCTCAAGTGCTTGTAGGGAAACGTGGAAAGGCAGGCGCTGTGAAGCTTTGTAAAACACCAGAAGAGGCTATAGAAACGGCAGAAGCTCTTTTACAGTATCCAGTTTACGGCGAGATGCCAGTGGGTATTATAATTGCCGAAAAAGCCAAAATACTAAAAGAGTTGTATGCCTCTATCACATATTCCACAGAGACAAGGACTCCGGTGTTGGTGCTTAGCTTAGAAGGTGGTATGGATATAGAAGAAGTCCCACCAGAAAAGGTAAAAACCTTTAAGATAGATCCGTTGATAGGTTTATATCCTTACATGGTAAGAGAATACCTAATGGATATGGGATTTCCAAAAGAGTATATCGGGGTTTTAAGAGAACTATCAGAGGTTATAGCAAACCTTTATAAGGCTTTTTGGGAAACAGAAGCAAAGCTTATAGAAATAAACCCCCTTGCTATATGCGATGTAAATGGAAAGCAAAAAATATATGCCCTTGATGCTGTAGTAACCATAGATGACGATGCCTCTGTGCCGCCTTCTAAAATATACGGTGTTAGAAGCGCCATGAAACGCCCTCCTACCCAAAGAGAGATAGAAGCATCTTTGATAGATAGAGACGATCATAGAGGTAAAGCCGGTTCTTATGTGGAGATGGATGGTGATATAGCCCTTATGACCTTTGGTGGTGGTGGTTCTACGGTTACTATAGAAACTTGTTACAACATAGGTTTAAAACCTGCAAACTTTACAGACATAGGTGGAAATCCTCCAGCCGAGAAGATGTACAAGATAACCCGTATAATTCTATCCAAACCAGGTATAAGAGGTGTATTGGTTTGTGGAGGTACTGCCAACAACACTCGTATAGATGTGACACTCGGTGAAGGCGTGGCAAACGCTATAAGGGACTTGAAGAAAGAAGGTAAACTTGATCCAAATTGGGTATGGGTAGTAAGAAGAAACGGCCCTGAAGCTGAAAAAGGTTTGAGGATGCTTTATGAGGCTTTTAAAGAGTGTGGTGTGAAAGGTGAGATTTACGATTCATCTTTACCTCTTACGGAGGCACCTGTAAGGTTGAAGTATCTCTTGGAGCATCAAGTAAAATCTGTAAATGATAACGTTGCTGAAGATTTAGGAGTATAA
- a CDS encoding response regulator transcription factor, protein MDKDIVYVVEDDMDLAEILTFNLENEGFEVKHFTNGNEFFKTMEQTIPNIIILDIMLPGYDGVRIAKILRQNVLYKDIPIIFLTAKSEEEDKIEGFNAGADDYITKPFSSKELIARIRAVLNRYKKTITTTKLKVENLELDEDKMEVTLDGKPINLTKTEFRILKHLIENMDKIMTRDKIINMLWSYGTDINDRTVDVHIKHLRDKLGDFGKYIKTIRGVGYKFSLKDE, encoded by the coding sequence ATGGATAAAGATATTGTGTACGTAGTAGAAGATGATATGGATTTAGCTGAGATACTTACCTTCAACTTAGAAAACGAGGGGTTTGAGGTAAAACACTTTACAAACGGCAACGAATTTTTCAAAACAATGGAACAAACAATACCAAATATAATAATACTTGATATCATGCTTCCTGGTTACGACGGAGTAAGGATAGCAAAAATACTAAGACAAAACGTCCTTTACAAAGATATACCTATTATATTTCTTACTGCAAAATCAGAAGAAGAAGACAAGATAGAGGGTTTTAATGCAGGAGCCGATGATTACATCACAAAACCATTCTCTTCAAAAGAATTAATAGCAAGGATAAGGGCTGTATTAAACAGATACAAAAAAACAATTACCACAACCAAGTTAAAAGTAGAAAATCTTGAACTAGATGAAGATAAGATGGAAGTAACGTTGGATGGAAAACCTATAAACCTTACAAAAACAGAATTTAGAATATTAAAACATCTAATTGAAAATATGGACAAAATAATGACAAGGGACAAAATAATAAATATGCTATGGTCATATGGCACAGACATAAACGATAGAACAGTGGATGTTCATATAAAACATCTAAGGGATAAACTTGGGGATTTTGGTAAATATATAAAAACCATAAGGGGCGTAGGTTACAAGTTTAGCTTAAAAGATGAATGA
- the rimM gene encoding ribosome maturation factor RimM (Essential for efficient processing of 16S rRNA), with protein sequence MNDDRVIIGKFLSTFGLKGDLEVVFEFEEDIDFYIKNLKQIYLQNKQTKEFKAFNVTFKKHQNKVLCHIKGIDTVEMAKSFCNATIFASSKDLPRKEETVFLFELFGKKVKLDSGEELGRLTNVFKYANKDYLEIDFGKYIIPAEEPFLIKLDKDQIILSKDYILDLKS encoded by the coding sequence ATGAATGATGATAGGGTAATAATAGGAAAGTTTTTATCAACGTTTGGATTAAAAGGTGATTTGGAAGTGGTTTTTGAGTTTGAGGAAGATATAGATTTTTATATTAAAAACCTAAAACAGATATATTTACAAAACAAACAAACTAAAGAGTTTAAAGCTTTTAACGTAACGTTTAAAAAACACCAAAACAAGGTACTATGCCATATAAAAGGAATAGACACAGTGGAGATGGCAAAAAGCTTTTGCAACGCCACAATCTTTGCAAGCTCAAAAGATTTACCAAGAAAAGAAGAAACGGTATTTCTTTTCGAGCTTTTTGGAAAAAAAGTAAAGTTAGATAGCGGCGAAGAGCTTGGAAGACTTACAAACGTATTTAAATATGCAAACAAAGATTACCTTGAAATAGACTTTGGAAAATATATAATACCAGCAGAAGAACCGTTTTTGATAAAACTTGACAAAGACCAAATAATACTTTCAAAAGATTATATCTTAGATTTGAAAAGCTAA
- a CDS encoding menaquinone biosynthesis decarboxylase: MRSIKTTEELVNILEKEGELIRVKDPIDVHYEITEITDRMCKTKDPKALLFTNVKGYNIPVLTNAFGSYKRLKIIFGYENLEDIGWKLYKVLRPEIPNTFLEKLKKLPELKKLNDALPKVESKNPYKTFSESVFDIPVLKCWPKDGGRYITLPQVITKDPESGIRNVGMYRIQLLEEKKVALHWQIHKDGNSHFHKAKRLGKKLPVAIVIGADPVCTYSASAPLPPEVDEYLFVGMVRENPLELVKGKTVDIEYPKYADFVIEGYVDPEEPLIDEGPFGDHTGFYTPVDKYPAMHITAILSKDNPIYISTIVGPPPQEDKYLGYATERIFLPLIKFNLPEVVDYHLPASGVFHNFCFVSIKKRYPGHAFKVAYALLGLGLMSLEKYIVVFDEWVNVHDIEEVLWIWGNNTDPSRDIIITKGPIDVLDHSTNEVGFGGKIIIDATKKLKEEGYTRVWPEVAKTDDETKRKVDSIWQNISRFLS; the protein is encoded by the coding sequence ATGCGAAGCATTAAAACCACAGAGGAGCTGGTAAATATCTTAGAAAAAGAAGGTGAGCTTATAAGGGTAAAAGACCCCATAGATGTTCATTATGAGATAACAGAGATAACAGATAGAATGTGTAAAACAAAAGACCCAAAAGCTTTACTTTTTACAAATGTAAAAGGCTACAATATACCTGTTCTCACAAACGCCTTTGGTTCTTATAAAAGGTTAAAAATCATCTTTGGTTATGAAAACCTTGAAGATATAGGTTGGAAGCTTTATAAAGTGTTAAGACCAGAAATACCAAATACATTTTTAGAAAAGCTTAAAAAACTCCCAGAACTAAAAAAACTAAATGACGCACTACCAAAGGTAGAATCTAAAAACCCTTATAAAACCTTTAGCGAAAGTGTATTTGATATACCTGTGTTAAAATGCTGGCCCAAAGATGGTGGAAGATATATAACACTTCCTCAGGTTATCACAAAAGACCCTGAATCAGGTATCAGAAACGTGGGGATGTACCGTATACAGCTTTTAGAAGAAAAAAAAGTAGCTCTTCATTGGCAAATACACAAAGACGGAAACTCACATTTTCACAAGGCAAAAAGACTTGGTAAAAAATTACCAGTAGCTATAGTAATAGGTGCAGATCCAGTTTGTACTTACAGTGCATCGGCACCGCTTCCGCCAGAGGTGGATGAGTATTTGTTTGTGGGTATGGTAAGAGAAAACCCTTTAGAGCTTGTAAAGGGTAAAACTGTTGATATAGAGTATCCAAAATACGCAGATTTTGTAATAGAAGGTTATGTAGACCCAGAAGAACCGCTTATAGACGAAGGGCCTTTTGGAGATCACACTGGATTTTACACACCAGTAGACAAATACCCAGCAATGCACATAACAGCTATTTTATCTAAAGACAATCCAATATATATATCCACTATAGTAGGACCACCACCCCAAGAGGATAAATACCTTGGCTATGCCACAGAACGTATATTCTTACCCCTTATTAAGTTTAATCTACCAGAGGTAGTGGATTATCATCTTCCAGCAAGTGGAGTATTTCACAACTTTTGCTTTGTTTCCATAAAAAAGCGCTATCCTGGGCACGCCTTTAAAGTAGCTTATGCACTACTTGGGCTTGGACTGATGTCTTTGGAAAAGTATATAGTGGTTTTTGACGAATGGGTAAACGTACACGATATAGAAGAAGTGCTTTGGATATGGGGCAACAACACAGACCCTTCAAGGGATATAATCATCACAAAAGGACCTATAGATGTACTTGATCATTCTACCAACGAAGTAGGTTTTGGTGGTAAGATTATAATAGATGCCACAAAAAAACTAAAAGAAGAAGGATATACAAGAGTATGGCCAGAGGTGGCTAAAACCGACGATGAAACAAAAAGAAAGGTTGATAGCATATGGCAAAACATATCAAGATTTTTATCTTAA